A section of the Triticum dicoccoides isolate Atlit2015 ecotype Zavitan chromosome 7A, WEW_v2.0, whole genome shotgun sequence genome encodes:
- the LOC119330409 gene encoding protein NTM1-like 9 isoform X2 has protein sequence MTVMELKALPLGFRFHPTDEELVRHYLKGKITGQIKNEVEVIPEIDVCKCEPWDLPDKALIRSEDPEWFFFAPKDRKYPNGSRSNRATEAGYWKATGKDRVIKSKGEKKKQHMIGMKKTLVFHRGRAPKGERTGWIMHEYRTTEPEFESGEQGGYVLYRLFQKQLEKTERSIPEEMDRSGYSPTPSRSTPDNMEANEEAITLINKESPESGLHGCPIELPGTIDTPGTPVTRWLADRNGNSGIDEANVLGMPFHGNVDESPKADMSVGSLAHLIDSQTENLGSHEFATVSAPMLSHEDLDKLLLQLPHNSVEDFLNETIADPDEHSSTAYKVQYDADTCFMQAQGELLYDGPNWFGNFLSDDTNPQQSGLYENAALLPYGTNPDVLSMDSGDESLQDLFNSMDDSSGQNDVWSNGFGFNPMHQQLQSTVHPNYIFSQQGIAPRRLRLLDSLSDVNVESRECMTRDEHEGEESDIVTSKCTSESVESSADVDDSESTGVTIMTRRRALTRSVPSDCDDAQSTGITIMARRPAPSSNMPSDEADAEATGIDIMSRHTAPSSSTDSSFNTEQGTAVRRLRLQLNLDAGSCSSVDGSSSCIIEHGSENEGLEAEIEEHVDTNFPDDAGNSHADEQMYMPDHEANSGMRLRKTAEKSDKESKQECGLQSHVRAPRKRGGFAARMILPVLSVALLVLVSVGIYGWA, from the exons ATGACGGTGATGGAGCTCAAGGCGCTACCGCTCGGTTTCCGGTTCCaccccaccgacgaggagctcgtcAGGCACTACCTCAAGGGGAAGATCACGGGGCAGATCAAGAACGAGGTCGAGGTGATCCCGGAGATCGACGTCTGCAAGTGCGAGCCGTGGGACCTCCCAG ATAAAGCTTTGATCCGCTCGGAGGATCCAGAGTGGTTCTTCTTTGCACCCAAGGACCGCAAGTACCCCAATGGAAGCAGGTCAAACAGGGCGACGGAGGCTGGGTActggaaggcgacagggaaggacAGGGTCATCAAGTCCAAGGGCGAGAAGAAGAAGCAGCATATGATTGGCATGAAGAAGACCCTTGTGTTCCACCGAGGACGTGCCCCGAAAGGGGAGCGCACTGGTTGGATTATGCACGAGTACCGCACCACCGAGCCAGAGTTTGAGTCTGGCGAGCAG GGTGGTTATGTTCTCTACCGCCTATTTCAAAAGCAATTGGAGAAAACTGAGCGCTCCATTCCAGAGGAAATGGATAGAAGTGGCTACTCTCCCACTCCATCTCGTTCAACTCCTGACAACATGGAAGCAAACGAGGAAGCTATCACACTCATAAATAAGGAATCTCCTGAATCTGGTCTGCATGGATGTCCAATTGAGTTGCCAGGTACAATTGATACTCCGGGCACACCGGTTACAAGGTGGCTTGCAGACCGAAATGGCAATTCGGGGATAGATGAAGCAAATGTTTTAGGCATGCCTTTTCATGGTAATGTCGATGAAAGTCCCAAG GCTGATATGTCGGTTGGCTCTTTGGCTCACCTAATTGATTCACAGACGGAAAATCTCGGGTCTCATGAATTTGCAACCGTTTCTGCCCCCATGTTATCGCATGAGGATTTGGACAAGCTTCTACTTCAGTTACCTCATAATTCAGTGGAAGATTTCTTGAATGAAACAATTGCTGATCCGGATGAGCATTCATCAACTGCATATAAAGTTCAGTATGATGCAGACACTTGTTTTATGCAG GCTCAGGGCGAGTTGCTATATGATGGTCCAAACTGGTTCGGTAATTTTCTGTCAGATGACACAAATCCACAACAAAGTGGATTATATGAGAATGCAGCATTGCTTCCTTATGGCACTAATCCGGATGTACTTTCCATGGACTCCGGCGATGAGTCCTTGCAAGATTTGTTCAATAGCATGGACGATTCAAGTGGGCAGAATGATGTATGGAGCAATGGATTTGGATTTAATCCCATGCATCAGCAGTTACAGTCTACTGTGCATCCGAACTATATATTTTCTCAACAGGGCATTGCACCGAGGAGGCTTCGGCTACTGGATTCATTGTCTGATGTCAATGTTGAGAGTAGAGAGTGCATGACCAGAGATGAACATGAAGGTGAAGAGTCAGATATTGTAACTTCGAAGTGTACGAGTGAATCTGTTGAGTCATCTGCAGATGTAGATGATTCTGAGTCAACCGGGGTTACTATTATGACCCGGCGCCGTGCTCTAACTAGAAGTGTGCCTTCCGACTGTGATGATGCTCAATCAACGGGGATTACAATTATGGCCCGGCGCCCTGCTCCAAGTTCAAATATGCCTTCCGATGAAGCTGATGCTGAGGCAACAGGGATTGATATTATGAGCCGACACACAGCTCCAAGTTCAAGCACAGATAGCTCATTTAACACCGAACAAGGGACTGCAGTGCGAAGGTTACGGCTACAATTGAACCTTGATGCAGGATCATGTTCCAGTGTTGATGGTTCGTCAAGTTGCATTATAGAACATGGAAGTGAAAACGAAGGCCTGGAAGCTGAG ATTGAAGAGCACGTGGACACAAACTTCCCTGATGACGCTGGCAACAGTCATGCTGATGAGCAAATGTACATGCCTGATCATG AAGCTAATTCTGGCATGAGGCTGCGGAAGACGGCAGAGAAAAGCGACAAGGAGAGCAAGCAGGAGTGTGGTCTACAGTCACATGTGAGAGCACCAAGGAAGAGGGGAGGCTTCGCAGCACGCATGATCTTGCCAGTTCTATCGGTGGCTCTTCTCGTCCTTGTCAGCGTTGGGATCTATGGATGGGCATAA
- the LOC119330409 gene encoding protein NTM1-like 9 isoform X1, with protein MTVMELKALPLGFRFHPTDEELVRHYLKGKITGQIKNEVEVIPEIDVCKCEPWDLPDKALIRSEDPEWFFFAPKDRKYPNGSRSNRATEAGYWKATGKDRVIKSKGEKKKQHMIGMKKTLVFHRGRAPKGERTGWIMHEYRTTEPEFESGEQGGYVLYRLFQKQLEKTERSIPEEMDRSGYSPTPSRSTPDNMEANEEAITLINKESPESGLHGCPIELPGTIDTPGTPVTRWLADRNGNSGIDEANVLGMPFHGNVDESPKQADMSVGSLAHLIDSQTENLGSHEFATVSAPMLSHEDLDKLLLQLPHNSVEDFLNETIADPDEHSSTAYKVQYDADTCFMQAQGELLYDGPNWFGNFLSDDTNPQQSGLYENAALLPYGTNPDVLSMDSGDESLQDLFNSMDDSSGQNDVWSNGFGFNPMHQQLQSTVHPNYIFSQQGIAPRRLRLLDSLSDVNVESRECMTRDEHEGEESDIVTSKCTSESVESSADVDDSESTGVTIMTRRRALTRSVPSDCDDAQSTGITIMARRPAPSSNMPSDEADAEATGIDIMSRHTAPSSSTDSSFNTEQGTAVRRLRLQLNLDAGSCSSVDGSSSCIIEHGSENEGLEAEIEEHVDTNFPDDAGNSHADEQMYMPDHEANSGMRLRKTAEKSDKESKQECGLQSHVRAPRKRGGFAARMILPVLSVALLVLVSVGIYGWA; from the exons ATGACGGTGATGGAGCTCAAGGCGCTACCGCTCGGTTTCCGGTTCCaccccaccgacgaggagctcgtcAGGCACTACCTCAAGGGGAAGATCACGGGGCAGATCAAGAACGAGGTCGAGGTGATCCCGGAGATCGACGTCTGCAAGTGCGAGCCGTGGGACCTCCCAG ATAAAGCTTTGATCCGCTCGGAGGATCCAGAGTGGTTCTTCTTTGCACCCAAGGACCGCAAGTACCCCAATGGAAGCAGGTCAAACAGGGCGACGGAGGCTGGGTActggaaggcgacagggaaggacAGGGTCATCAAGTCCAAGGGCGAGAAGAAGAAGCAGCATATGATTGGCATGAAGAAGACCCTTGTGTTCCACCGAGGACGTGCCCCGAAAGGGGAGCGCACTGGTTGGATTATGCACGAGTACCGCACCACCGAGCCAGAGTTTGAGTCTGGCGAGCAG GGTGGTTATGTTCTCTACCGCCTATTTCAAAAGCAATTGGAGAAAACTGAGCGCTCCATTCCAGAGGAAATGGATAGAAGTGGCTACTCTCCCACTCCATCTCGTTCAACTCCTGACAACATGGAAGCAAACGAGGAAGCTATCACACTCATAAATAAGGAATCTCCTGAATCTGGTCTGCATGGATGTCCAATTGAGTTGCCAGGTACAATTGATACTCCGGGCACACCGGTTACAAGGTGGCTTGCAGACCGAAATGGCAATTCGGGGATAGATGAAGCAAATGTTTTAGGCATGCCTTTTCATGGTAATGTCGATGAAAGTCCCAAG CAGGCTGATATGTCGGTTGGCTCTTTGGCTCACCTAATTGATTCACAGACGGAAAATCTCGGGTCTCATGAATTTGCAACCGTTTCTGCCCCCATGTTATCGCATGAGGATTTGGACAAGCTTCTACTTCAGTTACCTCATAATTCAGTGGAAGATTTCTTGAATGAAACAATTGCTGATCCGGATGAGCATTCATCAACTGCATATAAAGTTCAGTATGATGCAGACACTTGTTTTATGCAG GCTCAGGGCGAGTTGCTATATGATGGTCCAAACTGGTTCGGTAATTTTCTGTCAGATGACACAAATCCACAACAAAGTGGATTATATGAGAATGCAGCATTGCTTCCTTATGGCACTAATCCGGATGTACTTTCCATGGACTCCGGCGATGAGTCCTTGCAAGATTTGTTCAATAGCATGGACGATTCAAGTGGGCAGAATGATGTATGGAGCAATGGATTTGGATTTAATCCCATGCATCAGCAGTTACAGTCTACTGTGCATCCGAACTATATATTTTCTCAACAGGGCATTGCACCGAGGAGGCTTCGGCTACTGGATTCATTGTCTGATGTCAATGTTGAGAGTAGAGAGTGCATGACCAGAGATGAACATGAAGGTGAAGAGTCAGATATTGTAACTTCGAAGTGTACGAGTGAATCTGTTGAGTCATCTGCAGATGTAGATGATTCTGAGTCAACCGGGGTTACTATTATGACCCGGCGCCGTGCTCTAACTAGAAGTGTGCCTTCCGACTGTGATGATGCTCAATCAACGGGGATTACAATTATGGCCCGGCGCCCTGCTCCAAGTTCAAATATGCCTTCCGATGAAGCTGATGCTGAGGCAACAGGGATTGATATTATGAGCCGACACACAGCTCCAAGTTCAAGCACAGATAGCTCATTTAACACCGAACAAGGGACTGCAGTGCGAAGGTTACGGCTACAATTGAACCTTGATGCAGGATCATGTTCCAGTGTTGATGGTTCGTCAAGTTGCATTATAGAACATGGAAGTGAAAACGAAGGCCTGGAAGCTGAG ATTGAAGAGCACGTGGACACAAACTTCCCTGATGACGCTGGCAACAGTCATGCTGATGAGCAAATGTACATGCCTGATCATG AAGCTAATTCTGGCATGAGGCTGCGGAAGACGGCAGAGAAAAGCGACAAGGAGAGCAAGCAGGAGTGTGGTCTACAGTCACATGTGAGAGCACCAAGGAAGAGGGGAGGCTTCGCAGCACGCATGATCTTGCCAGTTCTATCGGTGGCTCTTCTCGTCCTTGTCAGCGTTGGGATCTATGGATGGGCATAA